In Magnetococcales bacterium, the sequence GACACTCTCGCCGGGCTCAAATCGCTTCTCCTCGATAAAATCCAGAATACGATTCAGGATGGGATAGGAAACGCCCTCACCGAACAAAACGGTACTTTCCAGGAATGAGCGCACCTCCCAAGTCTGCTCAATCCTCGGCAGGAGACCGTTGCGCATGACAATTTCGATATAGAGATTGGCAGGAACGCGCAGCGCCCGCACAAAGCAGGCGGCCCGATAGGTTGATTCAGAGGGGACACCATGCAAACCACTCAACTCCCCGATCATGGCCCCAGCCGACAGTTGATTGAGAAAGTGGCTGCGGGTCCGAATACAATCCACCGCACCAGAAAGAACCAGCAATACGGTGGAGGAAGTCTCCCCCTCCTTCAGGATGATACTTCCGGGATTAAAATCAACGATGAAGCTGTTGAGGAGAATGCGTATCTGGGAGTCTGGAATATTGGGAAAATAAGATTCCAGAAATTGAAAAGCACTACGCCGGACCAGATCGGATTTACCGGAAATCAAAATATCGGTGATGCCGTAAGGGGCGTTGGAGCCGATCTCCATCTCCTCCGGGGAGAGTTGCAGGGCGGTATGGGAGAGTAAAATTTTATCGGAACGATCCTCCCTAAAATCCTTGGCCACACCGTGAATGAGACCACCGCCGATATCGATCTTTTTGATATCCACCGGTGTGAGATAGTCCGATTTGACTTTGTCGAACACCGTTTGAGATATGCCGGGTGCGGTGGTGGAATCAGTCACCATCCCTTCCAACACATCCAGGGAGACGATATCGGCAAAGTGCGCGTAGGTCTTATAGCCACCATCCCACAAGGTGCGGAAAATAAAGATACTGGTTTCCAATGGGTGGGGTGAAAAGAGCGGCTTGACCTCCAGGGCGTCGATATCGTTCCAGGTATCGAAATCCAGATCATACACATCAAAAAAGTCCAAAAACCGCTCTTCTTCCATGGAGAGCAGGGCGGCCAGCTTTTTTTCGATGGTGGCTCGGACCAGGGGCGTAGCAAAATATTTAATTTTATGGCCCGCCTGCATCAGGGTGGTGATACCGGCAAAGTGATCATCGTGGGCGTGGGTGTGAAAAATGCCTTCGATTTCGTTGAGCCCAATCCCCAGAGCCACCAGATTGCTGGCCAGGTTGGGTCCAGCATCGATCAAATAAATTTTCCCCTGAAACATCAAAACGCTGGACATGCTGGGCCGGTTAATATCCCAGCCATCCCCCTCACCGGAATGGATCACCCCGAAATATTCCCGCCGAATCCTGCGAAACCCCAGAGGATAGGCGGTTTCGTAACGTTCACCCGGTTTCAGATTGAGATCGACAGTCGCGGTGTGGCCTTGATATTCGAACTCAAAGATATTGCTGTCCAGGCGGCGTACGAAGAGACCGTTTTTAATCTCAACCCCTTTGTCTCCAACGATACGGGTATCCAGCAGATCGGTGGTTGGGCGAATTTTGCCAAAGGCGAAGCGCAGCTTGAGACGCATCATCTCATCCGCCACCTCCGGATCCACCCCGGTTTGGATGATCTCCTCCCTTGAAACCAGCCCATAATTGCCCCGATAGATATAGCGCATTTGGGCGTTGACCTGCTCTGACGCCCCAATCAACATCGGCTTTTCACCGGTATTGTTGGGATGGTTGGGCAAAATCATCCCCTGCTTATAGAGCATCTGCAAAACCGGAAATTCCGCCACGTTGGCAAAATCCCCATTTTGCAACATCACATCAGAGAGAAGAATGGCATTAGGACCGGTTTCGAAGGTGATGCCATCTTTTTGGGCGGAAGAGATAAGCCCTTGGCGAATCAAGTGTTTCACCACATCAGCCGGGCAGCCGCAAAGAATATTCAAACCAGCTTCCGGCACCTTCAGCCAAAACACACCCGCCGTCACCCGAATGGTGAGGAGACTCTGCATGGTTGTACGCAAGGCATCCCGGATCTGTTCCAGTTCACTGGTGCGCTCCCGGACCTGTTCTTCCAGAGCGCGACTTTGACTGGAGAGAGAGAGATGCATGCGCACCCTTGCCAGCAACACCGGGGGACTGATGGGTTTGGCGAGATAGTCCACCGCGCCCACTTTAAACCCCAAGGCTTCGTCCCACTCCGCCCCTTTGGCCGTGACAAAAATGACAGGAATATCCCGGGTATTGGGATTGGCCTTGAGCTTGCGGCATACCTCAAAACCATCCATCTCGGGCATGAGAATATCGAGTAGAATCAAATCGGGGGGGGGATTGGTGGCGGCGCGTTTGAGGGCCTGCTCACCATTTTTGGCAATGAGAGTGCGATAGCGCTCCCCCAGCAATCCCACCAGGATATCGATGTTGATTTTTTCATCATCGACGATGAGAATGCGTGCTTTGTCATCTTTCATGATCAGGTCATCCCCTGATTTTCCCATGTGCCCTGGCCTTATCACCCAAAGCTACGCCCAAAAGCTTGAGCCAGGTGCTAAAAATAGA encodes:
- a CDS encoding bacteriohemerythrin, with translation MQSLLTIRVTAGVFWLKVPEAGLNILCGCPADVVKHLIRQGLISSAQKDGITFETGPNAILLSDVMLQNGDFANVAEFPVLQMLYKQGMILPNHPNNTGEKPMLIGASEQVNAQMRYIYRGNYGLVSREEIIQTGVDPEVADEMMRLKLRFAFGKIRPTTDLLDTRIVGDKGVEIKNGLFVRRLDSNIFEFEYQGHTATVDLNLKPGERYETAYPLGFRRIRREYFGVIHSGEGDGWDINRPSMSSVLMFQGKIYLIDAGPNLASNLVALGIGLNEIEGIFHTHAHDDHFAGITTLMQAGHKIKYFATPLVRATIEKKLAALLSMEEERFLDFFDVYDLDFDTWNDIDALEVKPLFSPHPLETSIFIFRTLWDGGYKTYAHFADIVSLDVLEGMVTDSTTAPGISQTVFDKVKSDYLTPVDIKKIDIGGGLIHGVAKDFREDRSDKILLSHTALQLSPEEMEIGSNAPYGITDILISGKSDLVRRSAFQFLESYFPNIPDSQIRILLNSFIVDFNPGSIILKEGETSSTVLLVLSGAVDCIRTRSHFLNQLSAGAMIGELSGLHGVPSESTYRAACFVRALRVPANLYIEIVMRNGLLPRIEQTWEVRSFLESTVLFGEGVSYPILNRILDFIEEKRFEPGESVGCKDLDALNVIKSGKLQRLIGSEVIDTLSDRDYFGEESAIFDSPCLFRIEVLEPTQVLRIPGEVLLDIPIVRWKLFESYQRRASKIILSGKDSEIFLWRESFSVQVSRMDVHHKKLVEIANSIMEIIRSDLDMGSMERALEALVNYTKYHFSEEESIMMQYGYPEAEAHKEKHAVLEKKVHQFRADLRAEKALSVAEFRAFFSDWLIQHILEEDVQYGVFLNEKCVF